The following are encoded in a window of Leptodactylus fuscus isolate aLepFus1 chromosome 9, aLepFus1.hap2, whole genome shotgun sequence genomic DNA:
- the BAIAP2L2 gene encoding BAR/IMD domain-containing adapter protein 2-like 2 produces the protein MAQEMDLGYASTIASYKKILGQFNPALENLVYLGNNYLRALNALSEVAESYYNAIKKIGEQALQNTACYGLGQLLIQMADSCKNASAGLNVVFQTLHGEIVQQMDKNTKLDMQFIRDSQSRYEMEYRQRAATLDKCMSDAWKMERQRDRNLQSMKEKVNMLHSDMLVFVRESQRAAELEEKRRYRFLAERHWLLCSSFTQYHNRAHGLLNGRLPNWKEQIDASRGQTVPATQNYTSGRPTTSPRDSMNMTPRSVSDVLTMVNLQEQNSIRGPVESTTRGLQRTPSNGATTSFRARSNSFGEVAVAAVVAAATNVGNRKVQAIVDHKPRGDPTMLQFSKGNVITVMVSEARNGWLYGRLDALSTTGWFPEAYVKPMDTDFNPRSSVLRSAHSTNDLLDVSDDIPPPDYRQNVADERPIGKAPPPPPMNNSVKKSEGGVMRGELFPKGTNPFATVKLRPTVTNDRSAPLIR, from the exons ATGGCTCAAGAAATGGATTTAGGTTATGCTTCTACAATTGCATCATATAAG aaaatTTTAGGTCAATTTAATCCAGCTCTGGAAAACCTTGTATACCTAGGTAATAACTACCTACGGGCGTTAAATG CTCTGTCCGAAGTTGCTGAGTCGTATTATAATGCAATTAAGAAGATAGGTGAACAAGCGTTACAGAACACTGCATGTTATGGACTGG GCCAGTTGCTTATCCAGATGGCTGATAGCTGCAAAAATGCCAGTGCTGGGCTCAATGTAGTG TTTCAGACATTACATGGTGAAATTGTCCAACAAATGGACAAAAACACAAAGCTGGATATGCAGTTTATACGA GACAGCCAAAGCCGTTATGAAATGGAGTATCGCCAGAGAGCGGCCACCCTTGATAAATGCATGTCAGACGCTTGGAAAATGGAAAGACAAAGAGACCGTAACCTGCAAAGTATGAAA GAAAAAGTGAACATGTTGCATTCAGACATGCTTGTATTTGTCAGAGAGAGCCAGCGAGCTGCAGAGCTGGAGGAGAAGCGCAGATACCGATTTCTGGCAGAACGACATTGGTTATTGTGCAGCTCCTTCACGCAATATCACAATCGG GCTCATGGTCTGCTTAATGGACGACTGCCTAACTGGAAAGAGCAGATTGATGCAAGCCGAGGTCAGACAGTCCCAGCCACTCAGAATTATACATCTGGTAGGCCAACAACTAGCCCAAGGGACTCAATGAATATG ACGCCAAGATCTGTGTCAGATGTTTTAACCATGGTAAATCTTCAAGAACAGAACAGCATCAGAGGTCCAGTTGAAAGTACTACAAGAGGTCTGCAAAGAACACCATCTAATG GGGCCACCACCAGTTTTCGTGCTCGTTCTAATTCCTTTGGTGAGGTTGCAGTAGCTGCGGTTGTAGCAGCAGCGACTAATGTTGGAAATAGGAAGGTCCAAGCCATTGTAGACCACAAACCAAGAGGGGACCCTacaatgctgcaattttcaaaaggcAATGTTATCACTGTAATGGTGTCAGAAGCAAGGAATGGTTGGCTATATGGAAGACTGGATGCTTTGTCCAC GACTGGCTGGTTTCCTGAGGCATATGTAAAACCAATGGATACAGACTTTAATCCCAG GTCCTCTGTGTTGCgtagtgcacacagtaccaatgaTCTCCTGGACGTTTCAGATGACATCCCACCGCCGGACTACCGGCAGAATGTCGCAGATGAGAGGCCTATTGGCAAagctcctccaccaccaccgaTGAACAACAGTGTTAAA AAGTCTGAAGGAGGAGTGATGCGCGGAGAGCTATTTCCTAA GGGAACAAATCCATTTGCAACAGTTAAGCTTCGTCCTACTGTGACCAATGATCGATCTGCTCCTCTTATTCGGTGA